A single window of Salvia splendens isolate huo1 chromosome 6, SspV2, whole genome shotgun sequence DNA harbors:
- the LOC121808988 gene encoding uncharacterized protein LOC121808988 — protein MEKQGIDCLRIANLDYALRTEQPAPLTDESSDEDKRNFERWEHSNRMSLMIMQHTIPKNSRGTVLKEATAKKFLEAIDMNFASNEKAEPTSLMHKLVTMRYNGRGEIREHIMEMSNTASKLTTLNLRSMMIN, from the coding sequence ATGGAGAAGCAAGGTATTGATTGTTTGAGGATTGCAAATTTAGACTATGCACTTCGGACGGAGCAACCCGCCCCTCTTACTGATGAAAGTTCCGATGAGGATAAACGGAATTTTGAGAGGTGGGAACACTCCAATCGCATGAGTCTTATGATTATGCAACATACCATCCCTAAAAACTCTCGCGGTACTGTCCTGAAAGAAGCAACTGCTAAGAAATTCCTCGAGGCAATTGATATGAATTTCGCAAGCAATGAAAAGGCCGAACCGACTTCATTGATGCATAAACTTGTGACCATGAGGTATAATGGACGAGGGGAAATTCGGGAGCACATTATGGAAATGTCAAACACTGCTTCAAAGCTTACGACACTTAATTTACGATCAATGATGATCAACTAG